A window of Flavobacteriales bacterium contains these coding sequences:
- the rpsG gene encoding 30S ribosomal protein S7, with protein MRKSPAKKRRLLPDAKFNDTMVTQFVNNMMYDGKKSTAFKIFYDALEIVESRVEDTSALDVWRKAVQNITPAVEVRSRRIGGATFQIPQPIRDARKLSMAMKWMIGYARKRNDKNMSHKLAAEIVAAFKEEGAAYKKKQDTHRMAEANKAFSHFRF; from the coding sequence ATGAGAAAAAGTCCAGCTAAAAAAAGAAGATTATTGCCTGATGCTAAGTTTAACGATACTATGGTAACACAGTTCGTTAATAATATGATGTATGATGGTAAAAAATCAACCGCTTTTAAAATATTCTATGACGCTCTAGAGATTGTTGAATCTCGTGTCGAAGACACTTCAGCCTTAGACGTATGGAGAAAAGCCGTTCAAAATATAACTCCAGCTGTCGAGGTTAGAAGCCGAAGAATAGGTGGAGCAACTTTTCAGATTCCTCAACCAATTAGAGATGCCCGTAAATTATCTATGGCAATGAAATGGATGATTGGTTATGCAAGAAAAAGAAACGATAAAAACATGAGTCACAAGTTGGCTGCTGAAATCGTTGCCGCTTTCAAAGAGGAAGGAGCTGCATACAAGAAAAAACAAGATACTCACAGAATGGCTGAAGCCAACAAAGCATTCTCTCACTTTAGATTCTAA